Proteins encoded by one window of Asterias rubens chromosome 18, eAstRub1.3, whole genome shotgun sequence:
- the LOC117302699 gene encoding guanine nucleotide-binding protein G(s) subunit alpha-like: protein MANEEMVTQKQRSKQIDRYLKDERKKYKDYVKKTMRLLLVGAGESGKSTIVKQMKILHQGGYSDVERKEFVHIIRGNLRDAILTITGSMQTLQPAIDLADVSLQPCLDYMLDNASCPDFQYNKEFYDKAKLLWEDDGVLECYTRANEYQLIDSAEYFLSRIDEIREPDFLPSNQDILRSRKITTGILETCFDVKNINFQMLDVGGQRDERKKWIQCFSDVTALIFVVACSSFDLVLREDQNKNRLQESLDLHERLWKNRFLRGTSVIMFLNKQDILAEKVSRRQSSLVDYFPDYESYTPPETIEAPEGLCCFSTKQKRAAQRRRESTFPALNIVESREFFKAKSFIKSKFQELCICDTFEHRFVKHCYFHFTIAVNSENISKVFESCKDMIQRLHLENSGIIR from the exons ATGGCCAACGAAGAAATGGTCACACAGAAACAGCGTAGTAAGCAGATTGACAGATATCTCAAGGATGAACGGAAAAAATACAAAGACTACGTCAAGAAAACCATGAGACTGCTCCTTGTCG GTGCTGGGGAATCCGGGAAAAGTACAATAGTCAAGCAGATGAAGATATTACACCAAGGGGGATATAGTGATGT AGAAAGAAAGGAGTTTGTTCACATTATTCGTGGTAATCTTCGCGATGCAATATTG ACGATTACTGGAAGCATGCAAACATTACAACCAGCCATTGACTTAGCTGATGTCAGTTTACAACCTTGTCTTGACTACATGCTTGACAACGCATCATGTCCAGACTTTCAATACAACAAG GAGTTTTACGACAAGGCTAAGTTATTATGGGAGGATGATGGTGTACTTGAATGTTACACCAGAGCCAATGAATATCAACTGATTGACAGTGCAGAATA TTTTCTAAGCAGAATTGATGAGATTCGGGAACCAGACTTCCTTCCTTCTAACCAG GAcattcttaggtctcgaaagATTACGACTGGCATACTGGAAACTTGTTTTGACGttaaaaacatcaattttcA GATGTTGGATGTCGGTGGGCAGCGAGATGAAAGGAAGAAATGGATTCAATGTTTTTCAG ATGTAACAGCACTCATCTTCGTAGTTGCATGCAGTAGTTTTGACCTGGTGTTACGTGAAGACCAGAACAAAAACAGATTACAGGAGTCGTTGGACCTTCATGAAAGATTATGGAAAAACAG ATTTCTAAGGGGTACGTCTGTCATCATGTTTCTGAACAAACAAGACATTTTAGCAGAGAAGGTGTCGAGACGCCAGTCATCGTTAGTGGATTACTTCCCAGACTATGAATCCTACACACCACCGG AGACAATCGAAGCTCCTGAGGGattgtgttgtttttcaacaaaacagaaaagagcAGCTCAACGCAGACGAGAATCAA CATTCCCAGCTTTGAACATCGTGGAAAGTAGAGAGTTCTTCAAGGCCAAGAGTTTTATCAAATCTAAATTTCAG GAGCTTTGTATTTGTGACACATTTGAACATCGCTTCGTCAAACACTGCTATTTCCATTTCACCATTGCCGTCAATTCAGAAAACATCAGCAAAGTATTCGAGTCGTGTAAAGACATGATCCAGCGATTACACTTGGAGAATTCTGGAATAATCCGCTAG